Proteins encoded together in one Bombiscardovia nodaiensis window:
- a CDS encoding ABC transporter permease: MSTNLQPSSLEHPDEHQSEQAAQPYPQSETRRVPSASTPAAAPSLRWRPVDIAVGAALGVVSGLIYWASSALSSWIFPLMTALLPGLAGLLHGLFYFPVTLNLLIIRKPGAAVYTNLVAVLVELLFGNAYGSGMIVLEALMQGLCAELVFGLFRYRRWTLGLTCAAGLLVALVYNGFLLAFFYQGVSFFSPRGIIGTICEAISGIVLAGGLSWLLFKAIAQTGALDRFASGRAVRASTE, from the coding sequence ATGTCTACCAATCTGCAACCCTCATCGCTTGAGCACCCTGATGAGCACCAGAGTGAGCAAGCGGCCCAGCCGTATCCGCAATCAGAAACTCGTCGAGTACCATCAGCGTCCACCCCGGCTGCGGCACCTAGTCTGCGCTGGCGGCCGGTCGATATAGCTGTCGGCGCCGCTTTAGGTGTGGTCTCGGGCCTCATTTACTGGGCTTCATCAGCTCTCTCTTCTTGGATTTTTCCCCTGATGACGGCCCTGCTGCCTGGCCTGGCGGGCCTCCTACATGGCCTTTTCTATTTCCCCGTGACCTTGAACCTGTTGATCATACGTAAGCCGGGGGCGGCGGTCTATACCAATCTGGTAGCGGTCCTCGTTGAACTCCTCTTTGGCAACGCTTACGGGTCGGGCATGATAGTACTAGAGGCGCTGATGCAGGGTCTGTGCGCGGAACTCGTTTTTGGCCTCTTCCGCTACCGCCGGTGGACGTTGGGGCTGACCTGCGCGGCGGGGCTCCTGGTCGCTCTGGTCTACAACGGCTTTCTTCTAGCCTTTTTCTATCAAGGGGTTTCCTTCTTCAGTCCTCGCGGCATCATAGGCACCATTTGCGAAGCTATCAGCGGAATCGTTTTGGCCGGCGGACTGAGCTGGTTACTGTTTAAAGCAATTGCACAAACAGGCGCCTTAGACCGCTTCGCTTCCGGCAGGGCGGTGCGTGCCAGCACAGAGTGA
- the dppA1 gene encoding ABC transporter substrate-binding protein, producing the protein MRNQFVGLLSVVLALGLAGCGASPASSGSHAAAADPKAVISVNNVEPVSYLLPSNTDDTAGWKVVTQLFEGLVTFSPKGDLIYANASSITPNQDASVFTVKLKPGWKFTNGEAITAQTYARAWSFAANAANGQLGAAIFSTIAGYDRLQDPHGPKDALLDGLKVLDDQTLQVQLSAPDSSFPYKVGDVAFLPLPSVAYRDVQAFGRHPIGDGPYRFVSWTPNQSIRLQANPQYQGPRKARNGGLVFRDYQSLDTAYADVEASNLDVLDSVPVSSLATYRKDQLVQAFSRPGPGFKSLTIPENLPHFQGEEGRLRRAALSQALDRSEMVQKVFRGSARVATDFTAPTIAGHSTRLKGAEVLEHRQARARQLWRQANAIAPWSGSFDIAYAADGSDKDWVDAATHAVQGTLAIKSQSTIFPTAKEFRTAINQRQIRAAFSSGIQSDYPHPEGYLVQGYASWFADGKGLNHGDYKSEAFDGLIRQAARQTQLQDTLSYYQQAEEQLLQDLPALPLWYTNVSAAASQRMSHVPFSYMGLPSYYELTKRRA; encoded by the coding sequence ATGCGAAACCAGTTCGTCGGTCTATTGAGCGTAGTGCTAGCTCTGGGGCTGGCGGGCTGTGGCGCTTCGCCTGCCTCATCCGGTTCGCATGCTGCCGCAGCAGACCCCAAAGCTGTCATTTCGGTCAACAATGTTGAACCTGTCTCCTACCTGCTGCCCAGCAATACGGACGACACGGCCGGATGGAAGGTAGTTACCCAGCTCTTTGAGGGGCTGGTCACCTTTAGCCCCAAGGGCGACCTGATCTACGCCAATGCGAGCTCGATTACGCCCAATCAAGATGCCAGCGTTTTTACCGTGAAGCTCAAGCCAGGCTGGAAATTTACTAATGGCGAGGCCATCACAGCGCAGACTTACGCGCGGGCTTGGTCTTTTGCGGCGAACGCGGCTAACGGGCAACTGGGCGCCGCCATTTTCTCCACCATAGCTGGGTACGACCGCCTTCAGGACCCGCACGGCCCCAAGGACGCGCTCTTGGACGGGCTCAAGGTACTTGACGATCAAACGCTCCAGGTGCAACTTTCGGCCCCCGACTCTTCCTTCCCCTACAAGGTGGGCGATGTGGCATTTTTGCCGCTGCCGAGCGTGGCCTACCGAGATGTTCAAGCCTTCGGGCGGCACCCGATTGGGGATGGTCCCTACCGGTTTGTCTCATGGACACCCAACCAGAGTATTCGCCTACAAGCCAACCCCCAGTATCAGGGTCCACGAAAGGCTCGCAATGGAGGGCTCGTTTTCCGGGACTACCAGAGCTTAGATACCGCGTATGCTGACGTGGAAGCTAGCAACCTGGATGTGCTCGATTCAGTGCCAGTCTCATCGCTGGCCACCTACCGCAAAGATCAGCTGGTGCAGGCTTTCTCGCGCCCCGGGCCAGGTTTTAAGTCCTTGACTATCCCCGAAAATCTGCCCCACTTCCAGGGGGAGGAGGGACGCCTGCGCAGGGCAGCTCTTTCGCAGGCTTTGGACAGGAGCGAAATGGTGCAAAAGGTCTTCCGAGGATCCGCTCGGGTTGCCACTGATTTTACGGCGCCTACCATAGCTGGCCACAGTACTCGGCTCAAGGGGGCAGAAGTGCTTGAGCACCGTCAGGCGCGCGCTCGCCAGCTCTGGCGGCAGGCGAATGCGATAGCGCCTTGGTCAGGTTCCTTCGATATTGCCTATGCAGCGGACGGCAGCGATAAGGACTGGGTAGACGCCGCCACTCACGCGGTTCAGGGCACGCTGGCAATCAAGTCTCAAAGCACGATTTTCCCCACTGCCAAAGAATTTCGCACGGCGATTAACCAGCGCCAGATTCGCGCGGCTTTTAGCTCCGGCATCCAATCTGACTACCCGCACCCGGAGGGCTACTTAGTGCAGGGCTATGCCTCCTGGTTCGCGGATGGCAAGGGCCTCAACCATGGCGATTACAAGAGTGAGGCATTTGACGGGCTGATTCGGCAGGCGGCCCGGCAGACGCAGCTTCAAGACACGCTGAGTTACTACCAGCAAGCCGAGGAGCAGCTGTTGCAGGACTTGCCAGCCCTGCCTTTGTGGTACACGAATGTGAGTGCTGCGGCTAGCCAGCGTATGAGCCATGTGCCTTTTAGCTATATGGGACTTCCCAGCTACTATGAGCTGACCAAGCGGCGGGCATAG
- the tilS gene encoding tRNA(Ile)-lysidine synthase, giving the protein MVYTAELKAGIGAVRKSLQEAGLGQQDPRFRAHGQHEPAAHAPLVLVACSGGRDSMALAALAVKVCPTLGLKCGAVIVDHGLQADSAQVSAQAVGRCQDLGLDPVVNRRVQVVQAAEGLEAAARQARYGALTAVAQELGADAILLAHTADDQAEGLLIGLIRSAGLKALAGMSAQSRRDGLLLLRPLLGLRRSQTTAICQQLGIRWWDDPTNGDRLDPQTPLPASFPLRSRVRHDLLPALSAFAGKDMGAQLARSARLAKDDQDYIDQEALRLLSSARCQQEPEPIGVLAALRVSVLKQAHPAVRAHAWACLFQSLNLAVSSQQIGQVDALVTHWHGQGRVTLPSFYSATRKGHVILICKDREHANR; this is encoded by the coding sequence ATGGTGTACACGGCTGAGCTCAAGGCTGGGATTGGTGCGGTGCGCAAGAGCTTGCAAGAAGCGGGCTTGGGCCAGCAGGATCCGCGTTTTCGCGCCCACGGCCAACACGAGCCTGCAGCTCATGCGCCGCTTGTTCTGGTCGCCTGTTCGGGTGGGCGCGACTCCATGGCTCTGGCGGCTCTGGCTGTAAAAGTCTGCCCAACCCTCGGCCTCAAATGTGGGGCAGTCATTGTGGACCACGGTCTACAGGCTGATTCGGCGCAGGTGAGCGCGCAGGCGGTTGGACGTTGCCAAGACTTGGGATTGGACCCGGTTGTGAATCGGAGGGTCCAGGTTGTGCAGGCGGCAGAAGGGTTAGAAGCTGCTGCCCGCCAGGCCCGCTATGGGGCTTTGACTGCTGTGGCGCAGGAGTTGGGTGCCGACGCTATTTTGCTCGCCCACACTGCTGATGACCAGGCTGAGGGCCTGCTCATTGGTCTGATACGCTCGGCTGGCCTTAAAGCCCTGGCGGGCATGAGCGCCCAGAGTCGCCGGGATGGTCTGCTACTACTGCGGCCGCTCTTGGGCCTGCGGCGCTCCCAAACTACTGCTATCTGCCAGCAGCTGGGTATTCGCTGGTGGGATGATCCCACCAATGGTGACAGACTCGACCCACAGACCCCCTTGCCTGCCAGCTTTCCGCTGCGCTCCCGGGTTCGCCACGACCTCCTACCGGCTTTGAGTGCGTTCGCTGGCAAAGATATGGGTGCGCAACTGGCCCGTAGTGCCCGCCTAGCGAAAGACGACCAGGACTATATTGACCAGGAAGCTCTACGGCTCTTGTCTAGCGCCCGCTGTCAGCAGGAGCCCGAACCTATCGGCGTGTTGGCTGCGCTTCGGGTTTCGGTCTTGAAGCAGGCGCATCCAGCAGTGCGGGCGCACGCCTGGGCCTGCCTCTTTCAGAGCCTCAATCTGGCGGTTTCCAGCCAGCAGATTGGCCAAGTTGACGCACTGGTGACCCACTGGCATGGGCAGGGCAGGGTCACTCTTCCCAGCTTTTATTCAGCTACTCGTAAGGGTCACGTCATTCTCATATGCAAAGATAGGGAACATGCGAATCGCTGA
- the tesB gene encoding acyl-CoA thioesterase II, protein MTDNETPLDQAMRALAVSAQDESKLALVGQNLPFPTGRIYGGQIMAQAVMAAAASVPKGRTPNSVHGYYLRTGLLDEQVHFDVANLRDGRSYSTRMVDVWQPERAILKALVSFQEAGQEGVEYADSMPGALPEPQSLKSAKDLMAPFADKSAFAAYYARQSPFDIRHITPTIMLGPDKEAQAKDSGRQLVWVRADGPTQGASQTLQRALLALACDQLMMEPALRRTGLSVTTPGISYASIDHAMWWYQDIDMSSWVLFEQNTTVAAHGRALCSAKVYSTEGALLAAMSQEAMIRVPQA, encoded by the coding sequence ATGACAGACAATGAAACACCCTTAGACCAGGCTATGCGAGCCCTGGCTGTAAGCGCCCAAGACGAGAGCAAACTGGCCCTGGTGGGCCAAAACCTTCCCTTCCCCACCGGGCGGATATACGGTGGTCAAATTATGGCCCAGGCTGTGATGGCTGCTGCAGCGTCCGTGCCCAAGGGGCGCACGCCGAACTCAGTACACGGCTACTACCTGCGTACCGGTCTGCTCGACGAGCAGGTGCACTTCGACGTGGCGAACCTGCGCGACGGCCGCTCCTACTCCACCCGCATGGTAGACGTCTGGCAGCCTGAGCGAGCCATTCTCAAGGCACTCGTCTCCTTCCAAGAAGCAGGACAAGAGGGCGTGGAATATGCCGACTCCATGCCGGGCGCCCTACCGGAGCCGCAGAGCTTGAAATCAGCCAAGGACCTGATGGCTCCCTTTGCTGACAAGTCCGCGTTCGCCGCTTATTATGCCCGCCAGTCTCCCTTTGACATCCGCCACATAACGCCCACGATTATGCTCGGGCCAGACAAGGAAGCGCAGGCGAAGGACAGCGGCAGGCAGCTCGTCTGGGTCAGGGCTGACGGCCCTACACAGGGTGCCAGTCAAACCCTCCAGCGGGCCCTCCTGGCCCTCGCTTGCGACCAATTAATGATGGAGCCAGCCCTGAGGCGCACCGGCCTATCGGTCACCACTCCCGGTATTTCGTATGCCTCCATCGACCATGCCATGTGGTGGTATCAGGATATTGATATGAGCTCTTGGGTCCTCTTCGAGCAAAATACTACCGTTGCAGCCCACGGTCGTGCCCTGTGCTCAGCCAAAGTCTATTCCACCGAAGGTGCCCTCCTGGCCGCTATGAGCCAGGAAGCCATGATTCGCGTTCCCCAAGCCTGA
- a CDS encoding energy-dependent translational throttle protein EttA, translating to MAEFIYQMIKARKAFGDRVILDDVTLSFLPGAKIGVVGPNGMGKSTLLRIMAGLDTVSNGEAQLTPGFSVGILQQEPPLDEDKTVGENIKQAFGDIMDKVNRFNQIGEEMANPDADYDALMAEMGKLQEEIDAANGWDLDSQLEQAMDALQCPDPDTPVSVISGGERRRVALCKLLLEAPDLLLLDEPTNHLDAESILWLEQYLHTYKGAVLAVTHDRYFLDNVAEWICEVDRGQLYPYQGNYTTYLETKAKRLEVQGQKDAKLAKRLNSELDWVRSSPKARQAKNKARLERYEQMEDEARRNQKLDFSEIQIPPGPRLGSKVLEAEHLHKAFGERVLIDDLTFTLPRNGIVGVIGPNGVGKSTLFKTIVGLEPLTSGQLEVGDTVKISYVDQNRAGIDPNKNLWEVVSDGNDFIEVGGIEVPTRAYVASFGFKGADQQKMAGVLSGGERNRLNLALTLKQGGNLLLLDEPTNDLDVETLESLENALIAFPGCAVVISHDRWFLDRIATHILAWEGTDENPANWYWFEGNFQAYQENKVARLGEEASRPHRIHKKLTR from the coding sequence TTGGCTGAGTTTATCTATCAAATGATTAAGGCGCGCAAGGCTTTTGGCGATCGCGTGATCCTAGACGATGTAACGCTGAGCTTCCTGCCCGGCGCCAAAATCGGCGTGGTTGGCCCCAACGGTATGGGCAAGTCCACGCTCCTGCGCATTATGGCTGGCTTAGACACCGTGTCGAACGGCGAGGCCCAGCTCACCCCAGGTTTTTCAGTCGGTATCCTCCAGCAGGAACCTCCGCTGGACGAAGACAAAACCGTGGGCGAAAACATCAAACAGGCCTTCGGCGACATTATGGACAAGGTCAATCGTTTTAACCAGATTGGCGAAGAGATGGCCAACCCTGATGCCGACTACGATGCCTTAATGGCTGAGATGGGCAAGCTCCAAGAGGAGATTGACGCGGCTAACGGCTGGGATCTGGACTCGCAGCTTGAGCAGGCTATGGATGCCCTCCAGTGCCCCGACCCCGACACCCCAGTTTCGGTCATTTCAGGCGGCGAGCGCCGTCGCGTGGCCCTGTGCAAGCTCCTGCTGGAAGCACCCGACCTCCTCCTGCTCGACGAGCCTACCAACCACTTGGATGCCGAGTCTATCCTCTGGTTGGAGCAGTACTTGCACACTTACAAGGGCGCCGTCCTGGCCGTCACCCACGATCGCTACTTCTTGGACAACGTGGCCGAGTGGATTTGCGAGGTGGACCGCGGCCAGCTCTACCCCTACCAGGGCAACTACACCACTTACCTGGAGACCAAGGCCAAGCGCCTGGAAGTGCAGGGGCAGAAGGACGCTAAGCTGGCCAAGCGGCTGAACTCCGAGCTGGACTGGGTGCGCTCCTCCCCCAAGGCCCGTCAGGCCAAGAACAAGGCCCGTCTTGAGCGATACGAGCAGATGGAAGACGAGGCTCGGCGCAATCAGAAGCTGGACTTCTCGGAAATTCAGATCCCACCGGGGCCACGTTTGGGTTCCAAGGTGTTGGAAGCCGAGCACCTCCACAAGGCTTTTGGCGAGCGCGTCTTAATCGACGATCTCACGTTCACCCTGCCTCGTAACGGCATCGTGGGTGTCATCGGTCCCAACGGCGTGGGTAAGTCTACACTCTTTAAGACCATCGTTGGCCTGGAGCCGCTCACCTCCGGACAACTCGAAGTCGGTGACACGGTCAAAATTTCCTACGTGGACCAGAACCGCGCCGGCATTGACCCCAACAAGAACCTATGGGAAGTAGTGTCAGACGGCAACGATTTCATCGAAGTCGGTGGCATCGAAGTTCCTACCCGCGCCTATGTAGCCTCCTTCGGTTTCAAGGGCGCTGACCAGCAGAAGATGGCTGGCGTGCTCTCCGGTGGTGAGCGCAACCGTCTGAATTTGGCACTCACCTTGAAACAGGGCGGCAACCTCCTCTTGCTCGACGAGCCCACCAACGACCTGGATGTGGAGACCTTGGAATCTTTGGAGAACGCGCTGATTGCCTTCCCTGGCTGCGCTGTGGTCATCTCCCACGACCGCTGGTTCCTGGACCGTATTGCCACCCATATCCTGGCTTGGGAGGGCACGGACGAGAACCCAGCCAACTGGTATTGGTTTGAAGGCAACTTCCAGGCCTACCAGGAGAACAAGGTGGCCCGCCTGGGCGAGGAGGCATCTCGCCCCCACCGCATCCACAAGAAGCTCACCCGCTAG
- a CDS encoding membrane protein yields MNMRRTPAIYYLLAVGLGLIGGVCFTQANERWRLNMLGAPWLVSALLLILGLIILAMTYQVHRYAKGERKEMDSQFAVNALLLAKALGIACSALLGWYGGQALMSLTHKEAPYYERVIVECAIAAVVCLVDIAIGVVGEWLCQLPPKDGPESPQQRQQAQQRRLAGAAEKQMPKLSEKDPRKKRG; encoded by the coding sequence GTGAACATGCGGCGTACGCCGGCCATCTACTATCTACTGGCTGTAGGTTTAGGCCTGATTGGCGGTGTCTGTTTTACCCAGGCCAACGAGCGCTGGCGGCTGAACATGCTGGGCGCTCCCTGGTTGGTTTCAGCGCTTTTGCTGATCCTTGGTTTGATTATTTTGGCTATGACCTACCAGGTGCACCGCTACGCCAAGGGTGAGCGCAAGGAGATGGACTCGCAGTTCGCCGTGAACGCCCTCCTGCTGGCCAAGGCTCTGGGAATAGCTTGCTCGGCCCTCCTGGGCTGGTATGGCGGACAGGCGCTCATGAGCCTGACCCACAAGGAAGCGCCTTACTACGAGCGCGTCATTGTGGAATGTGCTATCGCTGCTGTGGTTTGCCTGGTGGACATCGCTATTGGCGTCGTAGGGGAGTGGCTCTGCCAGCTGCCACCAAAGGACGGGCCAGAGAGCCCGCAGCAGCGTCAGCAAGCCCAGCAGCGCCGTCTAGCTGGTGCTGCTGAGAAACAAATGCCTAAGCTCTCCGAAAAGGACCCGCGGAAAAAACGGGGGTAA
- a CDS encoding D-alanyl-D-alanine carboxypeptidase, with product MGEDVAEHADESTWRTWRILISALLVLILFAAYACADYKDWLPGPLTATRQAPATASRTSLQALAPAAVTRQVEPGKPIDPAAAQAVVDAFAGTAGLGTDFSLMIANANGTVAAQRNQDQAREPASTLKTLTAAAAASSLDMASRLNTDVVLEESSTASPLLTLRGHGDMLLGTGSNDLEHVNGRAGLQSLAQRTAQELKRKGLSGVRLEYDASLFGSERSPAAIASNNPDGVYFTPTSAMAIDEGRVRSAEDRAASPDARGVYLPHSDDPEAQVAQTFAQALTQEGIKVEGQPTSSKESVSGKPLAQVSSAPLNEIMTYMLRTSDNTLAELFGRLTALKISQPNTPQGATEAVAKALQGLGIKTNGMHMADCSGLSPGSQVSVATLTAIQTLACDGQHSQLAPLIEGLSVVGLVGTAENRGQGDESDGLVRVKTGSLDQVTSLAGNVSRRSGGVLTFAVIVNNPQDMGAAVKAVNTLMSALPGL from the coding sequence GTGGGAGAAGACGTGGCGGAGCACGCAGATGAGTCGACATGGCGGACGTGGCGTATTCTCATATCCGCCTTGCTGGTCCTGATACTGTTCGCGGCCTATGCGTGTGCAGATTACAAGGATTGGTTGCCTGGTCCGCTGACGGCCACTAGGCAAGCACCTGCTACTGCAAGCCGGACGAGCCTGCAAGCTCTTGCTCCGGCAGCTGTCACTCGCCAGGTTGAGCCTGGCAAGCCTATTGACCCTGCTGCCGCTCAAGCTGTAGTTGATGCCTTTGCCGGCACTGCGGGCTTAGGCACCGACTTTTCTCTCATGATTGCCAACGCGAACGGTACTGTCGCTGCCCAGCGCAATCAAGATCAGGCCCGAGAACCCGCTTCAACGCTCAAAACACTGACCGCCGCCGCTGCAGCGTCGAGCTTAGACATGGCTTCGCGGCTGAATACTGATGTGGTCCTAGAGGAGAGCAGCACGGCGAGTCCGCTGCTGACCCTGAGAGGTCACGGCGACATGCTCCTGGGAACCGGTAGCAATGACCTGGAGCATGTGAACGGCCGCGCTGGTTTGCAAAGTTTGGCCCAGCGCACGGCCCAGGAGCTCAAGAGAAAAGGCCTGTCGGGCGTGCGCCTTGAGTACGATGCGAGTCTGTTTGGTTCGGAGCGCTCGCCTGCCGCCATAGCTAGCAACAATCCTGACGGCGTGTATTTTACGCCCACATCAGCTATGGCGATAGACGAGGGCCGAGTGCGCTCCGCTGAGGACCGTGCGGCGAGCCCTGATGCGCGCGGCGTATACCTACCTCATAGTGATGACCCCGAAGCGCAGGTGGCGCAGACGTTTGCGCAAGCCCTGACCCAGGAGGGGATTAAGGTCGAAGGCCAACCTACTTCCAGCAAAGAAAGCGTTTCAGGCAAGCCTCTGGCTCAGGTGTCATCGGCGCCTTTGAATGAAATTATGACTTACATGCTGCGCACATCGGACAACACTCTAGCTGAGCTTTTCGGCCGTCTCACGGCGCTCAAAATCAGTCAGCCCAATACTCCCCAGGGAGCCACCGAGGCTGTGGCAAAAGCCCTTCAAGGGCTGGGCATCAAGACAAATGGGATGCATATGGCGGATTGCTCGGGGCTTTCGCCGGGTTCCCAGGTGAGCGTAGCCACCTTAACGGCTATTCAGACCCTAGCTTGCGACGGTCAGCACAGTCAGCTGGCCCCACTTATCGAAGGACTGTCAGTCGTCGGGCTGGTTGGCACCGCCGAAAACCGAGGCCAGGGGGATGAATCTGACGGCTTGGTGAGGGTAAAAACCGGTAGCTTGGACCAAGTGACATCTCTGGCGGGCAATGTTTCCAGGCGCTCAGGCGGTGTGCTCACCTTCGCTGTTATCGTCAACAATCCTCAAGATATGGGCGCTGCGGTCAAGGCTGTGAACACGCTGATGTCAGCGCTGCCTGGGCTCTAA
- the hprT gene encoding hypoxanthine phosphoribosyltransferase, protein MRIADIQSHIDHELVSKPQIEELIRRVAAQVSQDYAGKDLLLVAVLKGAVNTMTALSQALTIPVQLEFMSLSSYGAGTQSSGTITVRKDLDCSVRGRHILIVEDIIDSGRTLRWLVDELNSRGAASVEVFALLDKVSRHEVQVDVKYPGYVIPDEFVVGFGLDYDERYRNLDSIAVLKPQEYQDQGEQS, encoded by the coding sequence ATGCGAATCGCTGATATTCAATCTCACATTGACCACGAATTAGTATCTAAACCACAGATAGAGGAGCTCATCCGTAGGGTCGCGGCTCAAGTCAGCCAAGACTATGCGGGCAAGGATTTACTGCTGGTAGCGGTGTTGAAGGGGGCAGTGAACACCATGACTGCGCTGTCGCAGGCGCTCACTATTCCAGTCCAGCTTGAGTTCATGAGCTTGTCGAGCTATGGGGCGGGTACTCAGTCTTCGGGCACGATTACCGTGCGTAAAGATTTGGATTGCAGCGTTCGCGGGCGGCACATTTTAATCGTGGAAGATATTATTGACTCAGGCCGAACCCTGCGGTGGTTGGTCGATGAGTTGAACAGTCGGGGGGCGGCTTCTGTAGAGGTTTTCGCCCTACTCGACAAAGTATCTAGGCATGAGGTTCAGGTGGACGTAAAATACCCTGGTTATGTCATACCAGACGAATTCGTGGTGGGCTTCGGCCTTGACTACGATGAACGGTATCGCAATCTCGACTCCATCGCTGTACTGAAGCCGCAGGAATATCAGGATCAAGGAGAGCAGTCATGA
- the ftsH gene encoding ATP-dependent zinc metalloprotease FtsH, with product MTYPQGPGRPPTGDGGPGKGGKGGNNPFNFNMNGDGKGPGGGKFWQSPWLWGVLVVLIALSLFGFFNAQTGVQTIDTRDGLELLAKFDAKDSSASNTMVKSAEITEGKQVVELKLKQDFVKKNNGVNGKRSQKNYGQDVQFFYVKDQGPQVIRAVERAHLDEGFNSVVPQTSMLSYLISSFLPIILLVVVFWYFFSRIGGNGMLGMGKKNNGKLLEGKTPKTKFSDVAGEEAAVQEVEEIKEFLQDPSKYKALGARIPRGVLLYGPPGTGKTLLARAIAGEASVPFYSMAGSDFVEMFVGLGASRVRELFDEAKKNAPAIIFIDEIDAVGGKRGAGSMGGHDEREQTLNQLLVEMDGFDNDTNLIIIAATNRPDILDPALLRPGRFDRQVAVEAPDLEGREAILKVHAKGKPFVPDVDLRTVAVRTPGFTGADLANVLNEAALLTARSNAQLIDNRAIDEAIDRVLSGPRRRTRGMALDELRNTAYHEGGHALVAAAMHHTDPVTKVTILPRGRALGYTAVMPTEDRYSQSRNELLDQMAYAMGGRAAEEVVFHDPTTGASNDIEKATQIARQMVVEFGFSDKLGAIKWDSENDQDQGMDALKPNKYSEETSRIIDAEVHSLVENAHQEAWKVISENRDVLDELVRQLLVKETLDKDELAQIFANVRMSPERTLWLSNPTRPDSDLPPVEIPESLKRSVGGPENQ from the coding sequence ATGACCTATCCGCAAGGACCAGGACGACCCCCAACGGGCGACGGCGGCCCAGGCAAGGGCGGGAAGGGCGGCAACAACCCCTTCAATTTTAATATGAATGGGGACGGTAAGGGCCCTGGGGGCGGCAAGTTCTGGCAGTCACCCTGGCTCTGGGGTGTGTTAGTGGTGCTCATAGCCCTGAGTCTCTTTGGCTTCTTCAATGCGCAGACCGGCGTGCAGACGATTGACACGCGCGACGGCTTGGAGCTGCTGGCCAAGTTTGACGCGAAAGATAGCTCAGCTTCCAACACCATGGTTAAGTCCGCTGAAATCACAGAGGGCAAGCAGGTTGTAGAGCTCAAGCTCAAGCAAGACTTTGTTAAGAAGAACAACGGCGTCAATGGTAAACGCAGCCAGAAGAACTACGGCCAAGACGTGCAGTTCTTCTATGTGAAGGACCAGGGTCCGCAGGTGATTCGAGCTGTGGAGCGTGCTCACTTGGATGAGGGCTTCAACTCGGTTGTGCCCCAGACCAGTATGCTCAGTTACCTCATCTCCTCCTTCCTACCCATCATTTTGCTGGTTGTTGTGTTCTGGTACTTCTTCTCCCGCATTGGCGGCAACGGCATGTTGGGCATGGGCAAGAAGAACAACGGCAAACTGCTGGAGGGGAAGACCCCCAAGACTAAGTTCTCGGATGTGGCCGGCGAGGAGGCTGCAGTCCAAGAGGTGGAGGAGATTAAGGAGTTCCTGCAAGATCCTTCCAAATACAAGGCTCTGGGCGCTCGCATTCCGCGCGGTGTCCTGCTCTACGGTCCTCCCGGAACGGGTAAGACCCTGCTGGCGCGCGCTATCGCTGGCGAGGCTTCGGTGCCCTTCTACTCCATGGCTGGCTCTGACTTCGTTGAGATGTTCGTCGGTTTGGGCGCCTCCCGCGTGCGCGAGCTCTTTGACGAGGCCAAGAAGAACGCTCCCGCCATCATCTTCATCGACGAGATTGACGCCGTTGGCGGCAAGCGTGGCGCTGGCAGCATGGGCGGCCACGACGAGCGTGAGCAGACCCTGAACCAGCTCCTCGTGGAGATGGATGGCTTCGACAACGACACGAACCTGATTATTATTGCCGCCACCAACCGTCCTGACATTCTGGACCCGGCCCTGCTGCGCCCAGGTCGTTTTGACCGGCAGGTAGCGGTTGAGGCTCCTGATTTGGAGGGCCGCGAGGCCATTTTGAAGGTGCACGCCAAGGGTAAGCCCTTTGTGCCAGATGTGGATTTGCGCACGGTTGCTGTACGCACTCCTGGTTTTACAGGTGCCGACCTGGCCAACGTCTTGAACGAGGCGGCGCTTTTGACTGCGCGTTCTAACGCACAGTTGATCGACAACCGGGCCATCGACGAAGCTATCGACCGTGTACTCTCTGGCCCCCGTCGCCGTACGCGCGGCATGGCCTTGGACGAACTGCGCAACACCGCTTACCACGAGGGTGGTCACGCCCTGGTGGCCGCAGCCATGCACCACACAGATCCGGTTACGAAGGTCACGATTCTTCCGCGCGGTCGGGCCCTGGGCTATACCGCTGTAATGCCTACCGAGGATCGGTACTCGCAGTCGCGTAATGAGCTACTCGATCAGATGGCTTACGCTATGGGTGGTCGTGCAGCTGAAGAAGTCGTTTTCCACGACCCAACGACTGGCGCTTCCAACGACATTGAAAAAGCCACCCAGATTGCCCGCCAGATGGTGGTCGAGTTCGGCTTCTCCGACAAGCTGGGCGCTATCAAGTGGGACTCCGAGAACGATCAGGATCAGGGTATGGACGCTTTGAAGCCCAACAAGTACTCTGAGGAGACTTCGCGCATTATCGATGCTGAAGTGCACTCTCTGGTGGAGAACGCCCACCAGGAAGCCTGGAAGGTCATCTCTGAAAACCGCGATGTGCTTGACGAACTCGTTCGTCAGCTGCTGGTCAAAGAGACTCTGGACAAGGACGAGCTGGCGCAGATTTTTGCCAACGTGCGCATGTCTCCAGAGCGGACCCTGTGGCTCTCCAACCCGACTAGGCCAGACTCGGATCTGCCGCCGGTAGAGATACCCGAGTCCTTGAAGCGCAGCGTGGGTGGTCCCGAGAACCAGTAA